A genomic window from Corticium candelabrum chromosome 8, ooCorCand1.1, whole genome shotgun sequence includes:
- the LOC134183033 gene encoding uncharacterized protein LOC134183033, with amino-acid sequence MEASNRKLNHEIKRSGEWLSHVKSLLEPVRILNWWLWLRSSVGRVCCAAGAVLFVILLHLQIEILPVELNYRDYGQDRSFGLSNSIDFEEHIGIDLLRSSKLLNNWDLDKIDEMSASWTVDNTRWLLTKLLPWTSNPGFIVFCCLLQEKHKLPRVGWEVCDACAEFDFQKCNISKSEAHAYVNRDLPYGTCWDLIVYKGLQLSESIIFGDHIGVDRLRSNELIDYQDSKKILSLRTKWTVEDTYWLLTEVLP; translated from the exons ATGGAGGCATCAAATCGGAAACTCAATCATGAGATTAAG AGATCAGGAGAGTGGTTAAGCCATGTGAAGAGTCTTCTTGAACCAGTTAGAATACTTAATTGGTGGCTTTGGCTTAG GAGTTCTGTTGGACGAGTGTGTTGTGCAGCTGGAGCAGTTCTATTTGTGATA TTATTGCATTTGCAAATAGAGATCCTCCCCGTGGAACTTAATTACCGGGATTATGGTCAAGACAGAAGTTTTGGGCTATCTAACAGCATTGACTTTGAAGAACACATAGGAATAGATTTACTACGTTCTTCCAAACTTCTTAACAACTGGGATTTGGATAAAATAGATGAAATGAGTGCAAGCTGGACAGTGGACAATACTCGTTGGTTGTTGACAAAGCTTCTGCCTTGGACAAGCAATCCAGGATTCAttgtgttctgttgtttacTACAAGAAAAGCACAAATTGCCGAGAGTTGGATGGGAAGTTTGTGATGCTTGTGCAGAATTTGATTTTCAAAAGTGCAACATCTCCAAGTCAGAAG CTCATGCTTATGTAAACAGAGATCTTCCTTATGGAACATGTTGGGATCTTATTGTATACAAAGGGCTTCAACTGTCCGAAAGTATCATCTTTGGAGATCACATAGGAGTAGATCGACTACGTTCTAACGAACTTATTGATTACCAGGATTCAAAGAAAATATTGAGTTTGAGGACAAAGTGGACAGTTGAAGACACTTACTGGTTGCTGACAGAAGTTCTTCCTTAG
- the LOC134183479 gene encoding RB1-inducible coiled-coil protein 1-like, with amino-acid sequence MGDDVTSHVNLSATASVHRGPRRDYYNDSMSCTPTQRLGTCRTYGVVLPSDYSLFSCHDCKRGVGRDEVEYVGNSQPANKCNARLYTQWVSGIALQYPELLSDTELLELGVFEKSQLIIERLLEKKSNYEDEQLKAAAKELKQEGDITQSRLQIKTLQCEHVKRMKEIDELTEGMKKAQHLIDRANDLFCKQRQYCEAKQNALHEENGDLVERNSKLDEENIRVYDENARLLHEITTLKDALQEEKTTTAEELKKQDEMWRCLLNAAKQRYNSTHLCEVGKQQLRNVGERTDFVQSHDCDQTTTADHDSGHPTSDIKNNPTTLKATECLSTVEEYHEQVELPSPVVCSPSSGSATLSNNNSLKLSKGSALANLEEKEHVEDLVRSSVGSDHENDLNDDQCQDTTKVHNTQAMQESRVMKAKFQENQLSDDLKDSHSMLGKRDVKVPVDLHVRKPHQPMISTQSFDIGDLALFCYSEDIEMYVAFSTSCEKHFLHPESQKKLQPSTANTSKGSDPILMVITNREFCKITKDENEFNLPVDMKFWRLSASRFIPNVAC; translated from the exons ATGGGTGATGATGTGACGTCGCACGTCAATCTTAGTGCTACCGCCTCTGTACACAGAGGGCCGAGACGAGACTATTACAACGACAGCATGTCATGTACACCCACTCAGAG GCTGGGAACGTGTCGAACATATGGTGTTGTTCTTCCCAGTGATTATTCATTGTTTTCTTGCCATGATTGCAAACGAGGTGTCGGTAGGGACGAGGTTGAATACGTG GGAAATAGTCAACCTGCAAACAAATGCAATGCTAGGCTATATACTCAGTGGGTGTCAGGTATTGCTCTTCAATATCCTGAATTGTTGTCTGACACTGAACTGCTAGAACTCGGTGTGTTTGAGAAGTCTCAATTGATTATCGAGCGGTTGCTTGAAAAAAAAAGCAACTACGAAGATGAGCAGCTAAAAGCAGCAGCAAAAGAACTGAAACAGGAAGGAGACATAACTCAATCGAGATTGCAGATAAAGACGCTTCAATGCGAACATGTAAAACGAATGAAAGAAATTGATGAACTGACTGAAGGAATGAAGAAGGCACAACATCTGATTGATCGTGCAAATGATCTTTTTTGTAAAcaacgtcaatattgtgaagcTAAGCAAAATGCATTACATGAGGAGAATGGTGATTTGGTAGAAAGAAATAGCAAGTTAGATGAGGAAAACATACGGGTTTATGATGAGAATGCCAGATTGTTGCATGAAATAACAACTTTGAAGGATGCACTACAAGAGGAGAAGACTACAACTGCAGAAGAGTTGAAGAAACAAGATGAGATGTGGCGATGTCTTTTGAATGCTGCAAAACAGCGGTATAACAGTACTCATCTTTGTGAGGTAGGCAAGCAACAATTACGAAATGTTGGTGAAAGGACAGATTTTGTACAAAGTCATGACTGTGATCAAACTACAACAGCTGATCATGACAGTGGCCACCCAACTTCAGATATTAAGAACAATCCAACTACTCTCAAAGCAACCGAATGCTTGTCTACTGTAGAGGAATATCATGAACAAGTAGAATTACCCTCTCCAGTAGTCTGTTCACCATCTAGTGGATCAGCAACTTTATCTAATAATAACTCACTGAAGTTGTCCAAAGGTAGTGCGCTGGCAAACCTTGAAGAGAAAGAGCATGTCGAAGATTTGGTCAGAAGTTCAGTTGGATCTGATCATGAAAATGATTTAAATGATGATCAGTGTCAGGATACAACCAAAGTGCACAACACTCAAGCAATGCAAGAAAGCCGTGTGATGAAGGcaaaatttcaagaaaacCAACTTTCAGATGATCTTAAAGACTCACATTCAATGTTAGGCAAAAGAG ATGTAAAAGTACCAGTTGATCTACATGTTCGGAAG CCACACCAGCCAATGATCAGCACTCAGTC TTTCGACATCGGTGATTTGGCCTTGTTCTGTTACTCTGAAGATATTGAAATGTATGTTGCATTCAGTACTAGTTGTGAGAAACACTTTTTGCATCCAGAGTCACAGAAAAAATTGCAGCCGTCCACAG CCAATACTTCAAAGGGATCAGA TCCTATTCTTATGGTGATTACCAATCGAGAGTTCTGCAAAATCACAAAG GATGAAAATGAGTTCAACCTTCCTGTTGACATGAAGTTTTGGCGACTCTCAGCAAGCAGATTCATCCCCAATGTTGCTTGTTAA
- the LOC134183411 gene encoding uncharacterized protein LOC134183411 isoform X2: protein MMTCREGFIVERLTSRFERIQVAHERQQTEVSGGDVIMLEGSVESDMTLIAKNNALETVVDKLFKHCMKNTCAKHRFECKLQAMEKAMKDNIMAVPTAVQTLVDVQQETIPNLIRQRACHQPARLQQQTDECTTEPDEKKELVKMAAEQMQIKEENSTLTRRNADLIEALRALFVVNGKNQEILQVETPPSNSAARAPNESEFDLPKSSEKKVENGDLVDETRALKAENVRLRAEIMHLDTKKRDMTQQYENELSLGRKNEERLRIEIQKLQRQLRIRDYSSDKKVPDSGLPSTDYPVKNNKES from the exons CGACAACAAACAGAG GTTTCTGGTGGAGACGTCATCATGCTGGAAGGAAGTGTAGAGTCAGATATGACATTGATAGCAAAGAACAATGCTCTGGAAACAGTGGTAGATAAACTCTTTAAACATTGTATGAAGAATACTTGTGCCAAGCATCGTTTTGAATGTAAATTGCAAGCTATGGAGAAAGCAATGAAAGATAACATAATGGCTGTTCCAACAGCAGTTCAAACGCTTGTTGATGTACAGCAGGAAACAATACCTAACTTGATTAGACAAAGAGCATGTCATCAACCAGCACGTTTACAGCAGCAAACTGATGAATGCACTACAGAACCGGATGAAAAAAAGGAACTGGTCAAGATGGCAGCTGAACAAATGCAGATAAAGGAGGAGAATAGTACTTTGACTAGGCGCAATGCAGATCTAATAGAGGCACTACGCGCTCTGTTTGTTGTAAATGGAAAGAACCAagagattttacaagtagagACACCACCGAGTAATTCAGCTGCAAGAGCACCTAACGAAAGTGAGTTTGATCTACCAAAGAGCAGTGAAAAGAAAGTTGAGAATGGAGATCTGGTTGATGAAACCAGAGCTCTGAAGGCTGAGAACGTGCGTCTAAGAGCTGAAATCATGCATCTAGACACTAAAAAAAGAGATATGACACAACAGTATGAAAATGAACTGTCTCTTGGTCGGAAGAATGAAGAAAGACTTAGAATTGAAATCCAGAAGCTACAAAGGCAGCTGAGAATCAGAGATTATAGTAGCGACAAGAAGGTTCCAGACAGTGGTTTACCATCAACAGACTATCCAGTCAAGAACAACAAGGAATCATAA
- the LOC134183411 gene encoding uncharacterized protein LOC134183411 isoform X3 yields the protein MVVAAAASSATCDRFERIQVAHERQQTEVSGGDVIMLEGSVESDMTLIAKNNALETVVDKLFKHCMKNTCAKHRFECKLQAMEKAMKDNIMAVPTAVQTLVDVQQETIPNLIRQRACHQPARLQQQTDECTTEPDEKKELVKMAAEQMQIKEENSTLTRRNADLIEALRALFVVNGKNQEILQVETPPSNSAARAPNESEFDLPKSSEKKVENGDLVDETRALKAENVRLRAEIMHLDTKKRDMTQQYENELSLGRKNEERLRIEIQKLQRQLRIRDYSSDKKVPDSGLPSTDYPVKNNKES from the exons CGACAACAAACAGAG GTTTCTGGTGGAGACGTCATCATGCTGGAAGGAAGTGTAGAGTCAGATATGACATTGATAGCAAAGAACAATGCTCTGGAAACAGTGGTAGATAAACTCTTTAAACATTGTATGAAGAATACTTGTGCCAAGCATCGTTTTGAATGTAAATTGCAAGCTATGGAGAAAGCAATGAAAGATAACATAATGGCTGTTCCAACAGCAGTTCAAACGCTTGTTGATGTACAGCAGGAAACAATACCTAACTTGATTAGACAAAGAGCATGTCATCAACCAGCACGTTTACAGCAGCAAACTGATGAATGCACTACAGAACCGGATGAAAAAAAGGAACTGGTCAAGATGGCAGCTGAACAAATGCAGATAAAGGAGGAGAATAGTACTTTGACTAGGCGCAATGCAGATCTAATAGAGGCACTACGCGCTCTGTTTGTTGTAAATGGAAAGAACCAagagattttacaagtagagACACCACCGAGTAATTCAGCTGCAAGAGCACCTAACGAAAGTGAGTTTGATCTACCAAAGAGCAGTGAAAAGAAAGTTGAGAATGGAGATCTGGTTGATGAAACCAGAGCTCTGAAGGCTGAGAACGTGCGTCTAAGAGCTGAAATCATGCATCTAGACACTAAAAAAAGAGATATGACACAACAGTATGAAAATGAACTGTCTCTTGGTCGGAAGAATGAAGAAAGACTTAGAATTGAAATCCAGAAGCTACAAAGGCAGCTGAGAATCAGAGATTATAGTAGCGACAAGAAGGTTCCAGACAGTGGTTTACCATCAACAGACTATCCAGTCAAGAACAACAAGGAATCATAA
- the LOC134183411 gene encoding uncharacterized protein LOC134183411 isoform X4 → MLEGSVESDMTLIAKNNALETVVDKLFKHCMKNTCAKHRFECKLQAMEKAMKDNIMAVPTAVQTLVDVQQETIPNLIRQRACHQPARLQQQTDECTTEPDEKKELVKMAAEQMQIKEENSTLTRRNADLIEALRALFVVNGKNQEILQVETPPSNSAARAPNESEFDLPKSSEKKVENGDLVDETRALKAENVRLRAEIMHLDTKKRDMTQQYENELSLGRKNEERLRIEIQKLQRQLRIRDYSSDKKVPDSGLPSTDYPVKNNKES, encoded by the coding sequence ATGCTGGAAGGAAGTGTAGAGTCAGATATGACATTGATAGCAAAGAACAATGCTCTGGAAACAGTGGTAGATAAACTCTTTAAACATTGTATGAAGAATACTTGTGCCAAGCATCGTTTTGAATGTAAATTGCAAGCTATGGAGAAAGCAATGAAAGATAACATAATGGCTGTTCCAACAGCAGTTCAAACGCTTGTTGATGTACAGCAGGAAACAATACCTAACTTGATTAGACAAAGAGCATGTCATCAACCAGCACGTTTACAGCAGCAAACTGATGAATGCACTACAGAACCGGATGAAAAAAAGGAACTGGTCAAGATGGCAGCTGAACAAATGCAGATAAAGGAGGAGAATAGTACTTTGACTAGGCGCAATGCAGATCTAATAGAGGCACTACGCGCTCTGTTTGTTGTAAATGGAAAGAACCAagagattttacaagtagagACACCACCGAGTAATTCAGCTGCAAGAGCACCTAACGAAAGTGAGTTTGATCTACCAAAGAGCAGTGAAAAGAAAGTTGAGAATGGAGATCTGGTTGATGAAACCAGAGCTCTGAAGGCTGAGAACGTGCGTCTAAGAGCTGAAATCATGCATCTAGACACTAAAAAAAGAGATATGACACAACAGTATGAAAATGAACTGTCTCTTGGTCGGAAGAATGAAGAAAGACTTAGAATTGAAATCCAGAAGCTACAAAGGCAGCTGAGAATCAGAGATTATAGTAGCGACAAGAAGGTTCCAGACAGTGGTTTACCATCAACAGACTATCCAGTCAAGAACAACAAGGAATCATAA